The Carassius gibelio isolate Cgi1373 ecotype wild population from Czech Republic chromosome B11, carGib1.2-hapl.c, whole genome shotgun sequence genomic sequence TGAGCCAACTGAAGATATCAAACATGCTACGATTGTGAGGagtggaaaaaaaaatgctaccGTGACTGAAAACGAACAGAAAAACTAGCATCGTAACAGATCAGGAGAAAAAACGATAGTGCTTTGGTCAAGCATCGTCAAGCAGGTcttttggtgtaatgcaatcaTAACACGGAGCCCCATAAATACATTCTGTTTCTAAACATGATCATAGATGTGGTAAAATGACACCACTAGCATTAACTAATACATGCACAGTGTCTCGGGGGTCTACATTGGTTTGTGTGCAGTGAATCTTTTTACTGGAATAAGCCAGGCTAATGAAGACTTCATACCAAAAAGCTAACGAAGACCTCATTCTAAAGGTTTTTCTCATTTTGACATGCAGTCGTCATATTCCAGTGCTAAGCATTATGTACACTATTTTCAGGAGAGAAACGCGCTCATGGTAAACATATGAAAACTGAATGGCACAGTTTGAAAAAGGAAAACTAAAGCGAGTATTGCAGTTTTTGATACATCTAAACCAACTAGTGTATTCACCATCTGAGCCAATCCCTATTTCTCAGCCCTAAATATGCTCTTTATATGCAACCAGAAATATTCCAGACTGTTGGCTGATTAATTCGTTTAGATTGCATAGGAATCACAAATTGGATTTGCACAGTTTTAAGAGTTATTATTTCCCTTAAAAAGACACAGATGACCAAAATGTATCTGGCTGATccgaaattactaaaactttagcaGAAAACATCTTGTTCAATTGCCAAAAACTTAAATTTTCTCTTCATTACCTGTATTATAAACATGTTGTTTTCAGACTGACAAGTTAgatacagtggggtccaaaaaaaaaaaaagtgactttttatctcacacttAACTTTTATTCTCTAAATTCTGAGTTTGtcttgcaattctgtttttttttcttccacaaaaaaaaaaattaaataaaaaaatacaaataataataataaaggtaattgcgacttttttaTCTCATGATTTTGACTTTTTCTCACAGGATCATGTTTACATATTGCAATTGTAAGATAACAtcttgcaaattttttttttttttttttttataataagtcacaattatgagattcTAAACAAATAACTGCATGATAAAAAATGTGAGATTAAGTCAAAattcactgtttgtttgtttttttctctttattccaTAGTAGAAAAAAGCCTCTAAAATTATCAATGCACCAGTTTGACAAAATAAATCTCAAAATTCACATTTGAAtgctaatatatctttcttttcaTCCCCTTTGCTTCGttgtttttaatacttttcatTCCAGgttttttggaccccactgtatatAGAGATCATAACTGTGTCACTGAATTGTAAATGAGTGATTCCTTAATTCCTTCCTATAGCTTGATCAAGGTGCGACAGGGCTTGAACATACACATGGGAATGACAAACACAAACTCCCGTAAACAGCACAGAATAAGGAGCATTACTCACCCCAAGCCAGATGACTGACATCATTTTGACAACAGAACCTCGAGTTAAGTTTGGCAGTACAAGTACAAACtatacagcactcaatactaAACAAAATGGTATTGTTAAAACAAGAATATCGAGAGGAGAACACTTCAGAGACGATTAGAAAAACACATTAACagttaaaaacagcattttgttCATGTAAGGCAAAATCAGGTCCTCTCACAGTGAAGTGTTCAGCAGGTTTCTGCAGCAGCTCGAAGGTCACATATTTACCGACCACCGTTGAAGCGTACATTTCAGCCATAAGACCTTCAATTTGAATAAATAACATATGCATACAGAAAGTCACGCGACAGTCCACAAAAACACCGAAAGATGGGTCACATTTCTATTTAGACACTGCTGTCCTCCTGCAAGAAAACGGATACTGAAAGAATGAGACCAATCGTGACAACTTGAGATGTTTGGATGATACCAAAAAAAGCCAGCAAAACGAATCGTCATGGAAGCTATTTTGTAAAAGCTAACTTGATGCCTTCCGGCGTACGATGAGCAACGCTCCTTTAAACCCTTGATACACAATCTGGGGGAGTAGTGCTCCTTacataaatatgattaaataatatatatttatatctagaattaaaaaaataattataataaataaatatgtcgaTTTAACACGCATCATTACACAGATGGCATAGTTAcgtaaaccttaaaaaaatagaTGAAATTTGGCAATTTGCTTATTAtgtaaatacgaatataaacataGGATGATCCATGAAATCGTAAGGATAAACAACCAAAAAGGAATAAATAGAAACCATGCATTGGCGACTCGCCAAAACATGAATACGTGAAGAGAGTTGATGGTATTGCGCATTGGGAACTATCCAGTGTGGATACAGCACTTCCACCTTCACCGCCCCCCAAACCCTGAAAGCCGCCGCCTCCACCGGCCCCTGGGCTCCAGCGGGTTGGCAGCATGCTGTTATGTGGGTGTTTGGGGGGACATGGATGGCCACTGACCAGATGGTGAACAGAGAGGCCATGCAGAGTAACGTCTGGCTTCGAAGTGCATTCACAGTCGATCCATGCGGAACGTGTCCTCCGTGGCCGGGTCGGCGAGAACCATGTCCGGGTCGTTGAGCATGTGCAGTCCGTCCAGTGTCAAGGGGTCGATCTTCAACTCGTCCAATGGGAACTGAGAGTCCGCGTCAAAGCTGACGTCACCAACGCTGGCCAGCGAGCTGGTGAGGTCTTTGGAGAGACTCGGCGGAGATTCTCCCGTCACTAATGTGAGACAAATCCAACTGTCAGCTCAAATGCTTATTCCTGGgaaccagtgttgggaaggtttcttttcaaatgtaattacaAGTTACCTTATTTGAAATGTAAtcaatattttaactattttggTTACTTaataaaagtaatgtaactagaaaaaataaatgttatgcatTGTAGgaggttattttttgttttctttgcacacagagTATATTCTCGTGGCTTTGTACTCTTACAGTTGAACCGCTgacgtcacatggactattttactgatgtccttgctatgtttctttGCATTGATCATGGCAGTTGTGTTGTTGTCGTCTATGGAGGgtctgagagctctcggatttcatcaaaaatatcttaatttgtgttttgaatataaatgaatatcttgtgggtttggaatgatgtgatggtgagtaattaataactgAATTTTGCTAACCCTTTAAAGCAAAGTGACATCTGGTTATGATAGCTGCTAGCTAGTGAAGTGTTGCTCATGTTATCTAAGTGCAATTAAAATATAACTAGTTAcagataaacattaataaaactggCTACATAAAACTACCATTATTATATAGATGCACGAGAGCTCAGCTAAAGCAATAAAATGTCAACCAAAAAGCAGTCATTTCAATACATTACTTATAAAAGTGCTTGGGAAACCCTGAAAAAGCACTGGAAATATTAGTGATTGGAATTATTGGTTGCCCCAAGACACGTTACTTTGCAAAAGCTGATTTCACTGAACAAACtagaaatttaaatgaaatcCAGCTGGAATGATTAACAAGGCACAGGTGtagataaatataaatgcaattatAAATGCACCTCTCTGACCTCTCTTGGAAAGACATTTGCATAGAGAAGTTGATGTTTAAGCGGAAGGCACACATTACCTGTGAGAATGATGTTGGGGATATTGCCATGGCTAGTGTAACCGAGCTGCTGTGCGTCCTGCTGACCGCTGTGGCTCCCGGTTAGACCCATCATGGCTGCTTGTGTGTAGTTCAGCGTTGAACAGTGACTAGAGCCGCCCGGATTCTCCATCATGTTCATGTTGAACTGCTCCAGCTTCACCATCAGCATGAGAGAGTTGTAAAGtcatttaaacaataaatgaaataaactatTTGTTTTACATATTATACAATTGTAACATGttgtacatgcatacatatatatttatttattaattcattaattaattcatacaaATGGGCCATGAAACCGTATGTGCATTatttacgtttacattttacatttatgcatttagaagctgcttttatccaaagcgatttgtagtgcattcaggctatacattaaattaaataaataaagaaattccaattatttcttaaaaatacaaCAGAGCaacttttcatgtatttattattgttaatataatttcatccaattataaaaataaaatcaataaagaaatattactatatgcattataataataataataataaatgaactaATTGATTAATTCTATTATGTATGCTTTTAAATGATGTATTTGAGCTGAACCGCATAATATCATTTATGATCTACATCAGCATTATGTGTCCAGCTGTGTTATGTGTATTATTGAACGTGTTCATTTGAATAGTCAGTGAGAAGTAAGTCAAGCTTGATTTTCACATGGTAacctcttgtaaaaaaaaaaaaaaaaaaaaaaagcatttttttctgattaaaaaaactacatttaaagaGTGATTTGTAATGGAGCACATGTACCTGGTTTGAGAGGGCATTGGTCTGTCTGGATGGAAGCTGCTGATCATAAAATGAATCTCCAAAGATGCTTCCGACACCCTGAATATGCTGTAAAGACCCACATTATGATCAAAACATCTGAGTGTGAGAATTATAGgacacatttaattgatcaaaagtaaagacatttatgttgttaaaatgatgtctatttcaaattaatgctgttcttttttaaaaaagaaaaagaaaaaaagaaatatttcagCAAGGAAAATAAGatattgtttcttaagcagcaaatcagcatattagaatgatttctgaagaacatgTAAAAATGATGACTGAAGtcacaaaaatacataataattttaacattttaaagcagATATCAGttcttttttaatcaattaaattcattcttggtgagcataagagaaaataatttttttctaaactaCAAAGTGAGTTTACTGAAATAGGCGGCAATGCAGAAAGAAGTGCACTCTGAGATGCcaagaaattacaaaaaaaattataaaaaattaagaatGAAACCATAGAAGTGTTATGCTTACTTGTGGTGAACCGCCAGGTGAGAAGCCCTGATTGGACACTGGAGATGTGGGTGACTGATTGGTTGAAGAGCCGGTCTGACGGTACTGTTGGGAGAAAGAGATACATGTTTGAATAAACCATATTAACCTGAAATAAACTGTACAGCAGAAGAAAAACATACCGAACTGGCAGTTGCGCTTGTAGCTGTCTGCGATTGGCTGGTGGTGTTGGGGGCGGAGCTTACGGTGAGAGGCGGGAGGCGTATGAGCCGAATGTTCTGAGGGAAGCTGTGTGGCTGTTTCTGCAGGTCGTTCAGTAAACTCAGCAGTGAATACTGAGACAACTGCTGCTCCAGAGACAGACTGTCCATCGTGATCGACTATGACAACAACAGACCAGAGAATATTTCTACTCGCATACTTACACTAATTCACTGTCAGTTATCCAGGGTTTTTATAGTTATACTTTAAGAATCAAAACTTCTTTATACTCATGGCAACAaacatatcattggaaaggtctgagtGTCAGAATttcatatttggtggttattttgatATACAAGTACAATTCACAGAGAAATCTAGAGAAAAATTCATTaagcaaaattcaaaatatttttgatgactcccagtggctgtgtgtggtatgacgccctaaataaaatctcacaggaacctaaatttttttcatatcaacttcaaatttgtaacataacttatttagacacaaggctttaattttataccaattttagagtaaaacctgttatgtaaaatatttacaataaataaaataaaataaaattaatatagcgcattttatttacagtacatttaaattctataacggtaacactttagaataaggttccattagttaatgttagttaatgtattaattaacatgaacaaacaatgaataatacatttattactgtatttattcatcttcgttaatgttagttaatgaaaatacagttattcattgttagttcatggtaattcacagtgcattaactaatgttaacaagcacaacttttgatttaaataatgcattagtaaatgttgaaattaacatgaactaagacttataaatgctgtagaaggattgttcttgcttagttcatgttaacgaaagtagttaactaacattaactaatggaaccttattctaaagtgttacctctaTAACTTTTTGAaacttaaatttttttgaagaaatTCCACTTTTGCCAAAATCTActaatttttattctttaaaaagtgACCAACCTTAGGTTTATATTccaaagtgttcataaattacagcaattttttatttaaaaaatgggggtgacagttaaggggctaaaataaaataagcattaacTGAAATAAGAAATTAAAAGATCTTTGTTGCAAAGGAAACATTTCTAAATGTCATTCAGTTTGACTTGaaacactaaaataactaaaactcaaatttaaataaaaatgtataactatttagacacataaaaaaatgacaaaaacactcaACAAActtacaaaaacattcaaattaattaataattaatcataataatacacAAATCAATCAAATTAATGAGAATGCAATTATGAAGCACTTCTGCAGGCTAAAACTGCAGATAACTGCTTTCATAAGCCATACTGATTACTGACCAATACATTGGTGCACCCTAATTTAAATATTAGAATATACTTTCTTGGGACCTCATTGATTGCTACAAATGAAATGATGATCCTGTaatcacacatattctgaattcAAACACAAGCCGTGCTGTTTGGGCAGGATGGAGACTTACCTGTGCGATGGGTATCTGGGGGGAGACAGCAGGTGGCAGTGTGGTAGAGGGCAGCTGTGGGCTGATATTGGGCGAGGGGGCGGGAGAGGAGGGAGGGATGTGACTGGCAGCACTGATGCCCAGGTGTGTCAGGTTGGTGGTACTGCTGGAGCTGGATGTAGGGAAGGTAATGGGGTCATCTGGGTCCAGTGGGGTGGGGAGAGGAGGAGGGAACTGGATGTTTGTCAGATCTGGTAAGGAGCCACCGGTGCTGTGAGCAGCTGGCATCAAAGAGCTACTCATTTCTTGATCAGGAGATGGAAATATGCTGGAAATATCAAACAGAATATGATGCAACAATTCTAAGAGAGACACAatgagtaaatatataaattgcttaaaagaaaagaaaatatattttacataaatcatTCTGAGGTTAAGGTTAAAGTTAGATTTATATAACACAGTTGTTTTGAAATTAAGATATATaactataaaacaaaataatgttgcacataaattgaaataaaaactaaattgaaatataataatataataatatttgaacaatatatataaaaactttacaTGCAATAAT encodes the following:
- the LOC127968273 gene encoding CREB-regulated transcription coactivator 1, translating into MPTTLPVMTPRSAQRVSRNALCFGEERKMATSNNPRKFSEKIALHNQKQAEETAAFEEVMKDLSITRAARLQLQKTQYLQLGQNRAQCYGGSLPNVNQIGNSNTDLPFQTTVLDTSRTSRHHGLVDRVYRDRNRIASPHRRPLSVDKHGRQIDSCPYGSVYLSPPPDTSWRRTNSDSALHQSAVNPAPQDTFVGGSQELQSKGVKTLLLLTPPDTEDTESEMDKDEPKTSLHSESCDVPGINIFPSPDQEMSSSLMPAAHSTGGSLPDLTNIQFPPPLPTPLDPDDPITFPTSSSSSTTNLTHLGISAASHIPPSSPAPSPNISPQLPSTTLPPAVSPQIPIAQSITMDSLSLEQQLSQYSLLSLLNDLQKQPHSFPQNIRLIRLPPLTVSSAPNTTSQSQTATSATASSYRQTGSSTNQSPTSPVSNQGFSPGGSPQHIQGVGSIFGDSFYDQQLPSRQTNALSNQLEQFNMNMMENPGGSSHCSTLNYTQAAMMGLTGSHSGQQDAQQLGYTSHGNIPNIILTVTGESPPSLSKDLTSSLASVGDVSFDADSQFPLDELKIDPLTLDGLHMLNDPDMVLADPATEDTFRMDRL